A genomic region of Ovis canadensis isolate MfBH-ARS-UI-01 breed Bighorn chromosome 9, ARS-UI_OviCan_v2, whole genome shotgun sequence contains the following coding sequences:
- the LRRC14 gene encoding leucine-rich repeat-containing protein 14, producing the protein MHTLVFLSTRQVLQCQSAACQALPLLPRELFPLLFKVAFMDKKTVVLRELVHTWPFPLLSFQQLLQECAHCSRALLQERPSTESMQAVILGLTARLHTPETEPGTQPLCRKHALRVLDMTGLLDDGVEQDPGTMSMWDCTAAVARTCIEQQQGRTAEPGLAPVPVEVRVDLRVNRASYAFLREALRSSVGSPLRLCCRDLRAEDLPMRNTVALLQLLDAGCLRRVDLRFNNLGLRGLSVIIPHVARFQHLASLRLHYVHGDSRQPSVDGEDNFRYFLAQMGRFTCLRELSMGSSLLSGRLDQLLSTLQSPLESLELAFCALLPEDLRFLARSSHAVHLKKLDLSGNDLSGSQLEPFQGLLQAAAATLLHLELTECQLADTQLLATLPVLTRCASLRYLGLYGNPLSVAGLRELLRDSVVQAELRTVVHPFPVDCYEGLPWPPPASVLLEASINEEKFARVEAELHQLLLASGRAHVLWTTDIYGRLAADYFSL; encoded by the exons ATGCACACCCTCGTGTTCCTGAGCACACGGCAGGTGCTCCAGTGCCAGTCTGCTGCCTGCCAGGCCCTGCCCCTGCTGCCGCGAGAGCTCTTCCCCTTGTTGTTCAAAGTGGCCTTCATGGACAAGAAGACGGTAGTGCTGCGTGAGCTGGTGCACACTTGGCCTTTCCCGCTGCTCAGCTTCCAGCAGCTGCTGCAGGAGTGTGCCCACTGCAGCCGGGCCTTGCTGCAGGAGCGGCCCAGCACAGAGAGCATGCAAGCCGTGATCCTGGGCCTGACTGCCCGGCTCCACACCCCGGAGACTGAGCCTGGCACACAGCCCCTTTGCAG GAAGCATGCACTGCGGGTGCTGGATATGACGGGCCTCCTGGATGACGGCGTGGAACAGGACCCTGGCACCATGAGCATGTGGGATTGCACGGCAGCTGTGGCCCGCACGTGCATCGAACAGCAGCAGGGCAGGACTGCAGAGCCTGGCCTGGCCCCTGTTCCTGTGGAGGTGCGTGTGGACCTGCGGGTGAACCGGGCTTCCTATGCATTCTTGCGGGAGGCACTCCGCAGCAGCGTAGGCAGCCCGCTGCGGCTCTGCTGTCGGGACCTGCGGGCTGAGGACCTGCCCATGCGCAATACAGTGGCCCTGCTGCAGCTTCTGGATGCAGGCTGCCTGCGCCGCGTGGACCTGCGCTTCAACAACTTGGGCCTGCGTGGCCTGTCCGTCATCATCCCACACGTGGCCCGCTTCCAGCACCTGGCCAGCCTGCGGCTGCACTATGTGCATGGGGACTCTCGGCAGCCCTCTGTGGACGGTGAGGATAACTTCCGCTACTTTCTGGCCCAGATGGGCCGCTTCACCTGTCTGCGGGAGCTCAGCAtgggctcctctctcctctcaggGCGGCTGGACCAGCTGCTCAG CACCCTGCAGAGCCCCCTGGAGAGCCTGGAGCTAGCCTTCTGTGCCCTGCTGCCCGAGGACCTGCGTTTTCTGGCACGGAGCTCCCATGCTGTCCACCTCAAGAAGTTGGACCTGAGTGGCAACGACCTGTCTGGGAGCCAACTGGAGCCCTTCCAGGGTCTGTTGcaggcagcagcagccacactgTTGCACCTCGAGCTGACCGAGTGCCAGCTTGCTGATACCCAGCTGCTGGCCACACTCCCTGTGCTGACTCGTTGCGCCAGCCTCCGCTACCTCGGCCTCTATGGCAACCCGCTGTCCGTGGCAGGGCTCAGGGAGCTACTGCGGGACTCAGTGGTGCAGGCTGAGCTGCGCACAGTGGTGCACCCTTTCCCTGTGGACTGCTATGAGGGCCTGCCCTGGCCACCACCTGCCTCTGTCCTCCTGGAAGCCTCCATCAATGAGGAGAAGTTTGCTCGCGTGGAGGCCGAGTTGCACCAGTTGCTACTGGCCTCAGGCCGTGCGCATGTGCTCTGGACCACAGACATCTACGGGCGCCTGGCTGCAGACTACTTCAGCCTGTGA